The Porites lutea chromosome 9, jaPorLute2.1, whole genome shotgun sequence sequence ATAATCCTTCTTATTAATGGGTGACCCATATCGACCAGTCGTATATTTCACAACTATTAACTGCTATGGAGGAGGAGACCTTCTTAGAAAAGCGCGGGTGACGGGGGCGGGGAGGGTAAAGATGTAGGGTGGCaggagttttttgttttgtttagatTAGGGGCAAGGGGAAGGGATATCCAAGGAATACAggtccccccctccccctctgtATAGGAACCGAGGCACAGATCAcgtacaacaaaagaaacttacaagAAAGCCAAACTATGAAGCTCCTATGAGAACTGTATTGCTTTTGTGATGACGGTACCTGCAGAAATACCCGGAAAACATCTTTGGGGGGTGGGGAGAGAATAGAGACcctaagcaaagacgttttttgagcgacgcacttCAAGCGGAAGAGTGGGTTTTGTATTCTTTGGCAGTtagttttgcccaaattttcagaCAATTCGTCTCTTTACGATTGAAGATGCTTGAACAATAAAATTGGGCATTTTCAGGCATAAGGGAAATGGCCttacttttaataataataatgatctttattgaggaaactttttcataaaagatatggttttcaaaaaggacctcaaaactagatatatattataaaaacaaaaaaagctataaaattgcaaagggattaaaaagatacaaaaaatgcataaaaaattaaaaataagtataagtaaaaattaaacgtaAGTAGCTATatcaaaaacttaaaaacattacgtttaaaactatttacattccTTGAGTCTTTGATCGTCTGACTGAGGGAGTTAAAATCGGAAACGGCATGATATTGTGTTCTTTGCTTCCCCCAATTTCTTTTGACACGTGGTAATCTAAAATTGCCTTTGTTACGTGTATTATGCCTATGAAGTACGTCTTGTCTAATCAAGTCCATATCGTGATTAATTAGGCCATTGATGCATTTGTATAcgtgtacacaccttctttgaaaTCGCCTTTTCTCTAGAGGCAGCCACTTGAGAACGGCTAATGCCTCAGTGGAGGATGAGTACAATGGtctatttaaaataactttagcGGCCTTATTTTGCAAAACTTGCAAACTAGACATAAGGGTAATATTATGTTTATCGCCCCATACTAGATCAGCATATTCAAAAAGGGGCATAACAAGACTTTTATAGAAAAGTAGACGCGCCCTGAAAGGCAATAAATGCTTTATACGCTTGAGAAGCCCAAGCCTCTGATTGATTTTCCCAGTTAGGTGTTCAATATGATCAGTCCATGTGAAATCCGAAGATATATGTATACCGAGGTATTTAAAGCTGCGAACATTACTTATACTATGatctaaaattgaaacagtcaAATCTACTTTGCTTTCGCGTTTCCTATTACTACCGATGAGCATGCATTTAGTTTTGTCCAAATTTAAAGTCAGTTTGTGATCATGAAGCCATTTCGCCACACCCAGTAGATCGTTATTTAACTTATCACTCAACTCCTTTGAGGATGTACCATAGCAATAAATTACAGTGTCGTCTGCATAAAGTGACGCGTTGCAGGAGTTAAGCACATTTGGCAAGTTATTTATGTAAATCACAAACAACAGAGGCCCTAGAATGCTACCCTGTGGCACCCCATGCGTGACTGGAAGTTTCTCAGATAACTCATTTCCACATGATGTGCGCTGTTGTCTACCAATTAAGTAAGAACGGAACCAATGAAGAGCTGTTTCAGAAAGGCCGATCTCGGATAGCTTGCATAACATTATTTGATGGTCTACCGTGTCAAATGCCTTGGTTAGATCGATGAACACGGCCCCGCAAAGCTTTCCTTGTTCCATGTTTAAGAGCACTTCATCAGCAAATGAGGTCAAAGCTGTTGTAGTTGAGAAACCCTTCCGGAAACCAAACTGCTTGTTGGACAATAGATTATTGGTAATCAAGTAATGATACAACTGCAAGTGTACCGCTCTCTCCAAAATCTTGCTTAGTGTAGGGAGGATTGAGATGGGGCGGTAGTTGGAAACGTTGGTCCTGTCACCTGACTTGAACAATGCCGTGATTTTCGCGCATTTCCACAATTTGGGAAATTGACTAGTGCGAATTGAAAGATTCAAAAGTTTAACAACAGATGGTGCAATTGTGTGAGCTGAGATTTTAAGAAGTCTCGCGCTAATTTTGTCAAGACCAATCGCTTTGTTTGCTTTCAATGAC is a genomic window containing:
- the LOC140948803 gene encoding uncharacterized protein; this encodes MLIGSNRKRESKVDLTVSILDHSISNVRSFKYLGIHISSDFTWTDHIEHLTGKINQRLGLLKRIKHLLPFRARLLFYKSLVMPLFEYADLVWGDKHNITLMSSLQVLQNKAAKVILNRPLYSSSTEALAVLKWLPLEKRRFQRRCVHVYKCINGLINHDMDLIRQDVLHRHNTRNKGNFRLPRVKRNWGKQRTQYHAVSDFNSLSQTIKDSRNVNSFKRNVFKFLI